Proteins co-encoded in one Setaria viridis chromosome 9, Setaria_viridis_v4.0, whole genome shotgun sequence genomic window:
- the LOC117841055 gene encoding uncharacterized protein, translating into MDPHPTPFPGKRRLAAAPAPLALKAAAPKPKSIAAARATRMAKRSPTGNATAAPQPRPPRRAFGTTRSNNVPVEKPAPPLQKPSKVSPPPPKKPSKLSPPPLLKPSKTSPPAVQKPSKLSPPATQKPSKLSPPNPVRATKPSKFAAKPLKKVAPGADLEAKAKKRSQRVSFQEAEVGAAAPRSGEKAKAYADDAAGHTPMVAMRAAEKPANVLAAETPFFSAQNCSSCTVDQLESATYWLAQIRLAESVGKHWVAAAFFRLAFECQAQPIHRIQSELRSYAVRHESAGTLTPLFDELLTAHGMPVNQPKFDVDGCEKIDTPIANAVDKNTDTATLKVDECLECDSGDDLIDVGVIIADKHDEDAMDQPDFQRKLDESFEFDDSEAVIVEQFDEENFDLLKNIEIKVPCSNESIQPACRSSTEKLSPRESVVAMDSSSGHLSLDKLSEKLSPGMGSSSSKRLSSVSSFDKKSPLSSERLTSSCPSYKKSAFTRDLSSKQMVSGSHSDVKPNAIAGVPDHESKVIQDVASECPALFYQLESRGPVDAAANYEMH; encoded by the exons tCCCAG GGAAGCGCCGGCTGGctgccgctcccgcgccgctggcgttgaaggcggcggcgcccaaACCCAAGTCTATTGCCGCAGCGCGCGCGACGAGGATGGCCAAGAGGTCGCCGACGGGaaacgccaccgccgccccacaACCACG GCCGCCACGGCGCGCTTTTGGTACCACCAGGAGCAACAACGTCCCGGTCGAGAAGCCAGCTCCGCCGCTGCAGAAACCTTCGAAGgtatcgccgccgccgccgaagaagcCTTCTaagctgtcgccgccgccgttgctcaAACCTTCGAAaacatcgccaccagcagtGCAGAAGCCTTCTAAGCTGTCGCCACCAGCAACGCAGAAGCCTTCGAAGCTGTCGCCGCCGAATCCGGTCAGGGCGACGAAGCCGTCCAAGTTTGCCGCAAAGCCCCTGAAGAAAGTCGCCCCGGGTGCGGATCTGGAGGCGAAGGCCAAGAAGAGGAGCCAGCGAGTGAGCTTCCAGGAGGCTGAAGTGGGGGCGGCGGCCCCCAGGAGTGGAGAGAAGGCGAAAGCTTATGCTGACGACGCGGCTGGGCACACGCCGATGGTGGCTATGAGAGCCGCAGAGAAGCCAGCAAACGTTTTGGCTGCAGAGACGCCCTTCTTTAGCGCGCAGAATTGCAGCAGTTGCACGGTCGACCAGCTTGAGTCAGCTACATACTGGCTAGCCCAGATCCGTTTGGCTGAGTCTGTTGGGAAACACTGGGTTGCTGCAGCATTCTTTCGCCTTGCGTTTGAGTGCCAAGCTCAG CCAATTCACAGGATCCAAAGTGAGCTCCGGAGTTACGCAGTGCGCCATGAGAGTGCTGGCACTTTGACCCCTTTATTTGATGAGCTTCTCACTGCTCATGGCATGCCAGTGAACCAACCAAAGTTTGACGTTGATGGTTGTGAGAAGATAGATACGCCTATAGCAAATGCAGTAGACAAAAACACTGACACTGCCACACTTAAAGTAGATGAGTGCCTGGAATGTGACTCTGGTGACGATCTTATTGATGTGGGTGTCATCATTGCTGACAAGCATGATGAGGATGCCATGGACCAACCAGACTTTCAGAGGAAACTGGACGAAAGTTTTGAGTTTGATGACTCTGAGGCTGTGATTGTGGAGCAGTTCGATGAAGAAAACTTTGATCTATTGAAGAACATCGAGATTAAAGTTCCTTGTAGCAATGAATCAATCCAGCCAGCATGCAGATCCTCCACTGAAAAATTGAGCCCGAGAGAATCTGTAGTAGCAATGGATTCTTCTTCTGGACACCTCTCATTGGATAAGCTTTCAGAAAAATTGTCTCCCGGCATGGGGAGTTCATCCTCAAAGCGTTTATCTTCTGTTAGCTCTTTTGACAAGAAGTCTCCATTGTCGTCGGAGAGGCTAACATCTAGTTGCCCTTCTTATAAAAAGTCTGCTTTCACTAGAGACCTATCTTCAAAGCAGATGGTATCTGGAAGCCATTCTGATGTGAAGCCCAATGCTATTGCTGGAGTTCCTGATCATGAGAGCAAAGTGATTCAAGATGTGGCATCAGAGTGTCCTGCTTTAT TTTATCAGCTTGAGTCCAGAGGACCCGTGGATGCTGCTGCCAATTATGAG ATGCATTAG